The nucleotide window AACTGCTTCCCATAATCATTTAGTTGATTTTCTCGGCTAGCATTCCAGTTGTGAATATGGGCGTCAATGATAAACAATTCATGGCCTGATTTTGTACGAAACATGATAAAATCCTCCTGATATTAAAATTTTATACCCTTTCCGGTATCTTTTTTACCTTTTTAATGAATTCTTTCATGATTGCCGGTAAATCCGGCCAGGCATGACCTGAAACGAGATTACCGTCGACATAATTCATCTTGTTTACATACTCAGCTCCCATGCTTTCTACCTCGGGCTTGCAAGCCTGATATGCAGTCATTTTTCGACCCTTTACAACATCCGCAATAGGAGTAAAAACAAGACTACCATGACACATGACTGCAATTGGCTTTTCTGTCTCGAAAAAGTGTCTTACAATGTTTTGAAGTTCCCCATCCATACGAATGTGTTCAGGAGCTCTGCCGCCAGGAATTATTAAAGCATCAAATTCATTTTCCACAATGTCTGAAAAAGCAAGCGTCGCATCAATGCCATAACCTTTCTTTTCGGTATAGGTGTCCCAGTCCTCAAAATCATGAATAACTGTGTGAAGCTTTTTGACTGAACCTGCTGCAATGTGCGGTTCAAAATCTTCTTCTAAACATCTAAAATAGGGATAATAAACTTCTAATGATTCAACTGCATCGCCCGTGACAATAAGAACTTTTTTTGACATGAAGAATCCCTCCTATT belongs to Salicibibacter cibi and includes:
- a CDS encoding DJ-1/PfpI family protein is translated as MSKKVLIVTGDAVESLEVYYPYFRCLEEDFEPHIAAGSVKKLHTVIHDFEDWDTYTEKKGYGIDATLAFSDIVENEFDALIIPGGRAPEHIRMDGELQNIVRHFFETEKPIAVMCHGSLVFTPIADVVKGRKMTAYQACKPEVESMGAEYVNKMNYVDGNLVSGHAWPDLPAIMKEFIKKVKKIPERV